In a single window of the Synechococcus sp. MW101C3 genome:
- a CDS encoding trypsin-like peptidase domain-containing protein: MSSDSSVLSTLWLRLLALPLALLLITAGPGSALAVAPTSPAAPAATVPVPATSNTAAASTAGADTAAPPSAPPPAAAPVPPHSFVSQAARRVGESVVRIDTERSVARQAFDPALLDPLLRDLFGDPSSSTRERGQGSGVVIDASGLVLTNAHVVDRADLVEVTLADGRQLDGRVVGADPVTDLAVVRIDASPDLVAAPLGDSEALEVGDWAIALGSPYGLERTVTLGIVSSLHRNITSLGFADKRLDLIQTDAAINPGNSGGPLINASGEVIGINTLVRSGPGAGLGFAIPINLARRVSDQLRTGGQVVHPYLGLQLVPLTARRARDNNRDPDAILQLPERDGALVQRVLPDSPAETAGLRRGDLVVAAADRPVRDPASLLEQVEASKVGESLPLKVVRGARELQLSIRPGALPHPA; this comes from the coding sequence GTGTCCTCCGACTCCAGCGTGCTCAGTACCCTGTGGCTGCGCCTGTTGGCCTTGCCGCTGGCCTTGCTGCTGATCACGGCGGGCCCGGGATCCGCCCTGGCCGTCGCCCCCACCTCACCGGCGGCGCCAGCGGCCACCGTCCCGGTCCCAGCTACGTCCAACACGGCTGCAGCCAGCACAGCCGGAGCCGATACGGCCGCGCCTCCCAGTGCCCCGCCCCCAGCGGCCGCGCCGGTTCCACCTCACAGCTTCGTGTCGCAGGCCGCCCGGCGGGTGGGGGAATCGGTGGTGCGGATCGACACCGAGCGCAGTGTGGCGCGCCAGGCCTTCGACCCCGCCTTGCTTGATCCATTGCTGCGTGATCTCTTCGGTGACCCCTCCAGCAGCACCCGGGAGCGGGGTCAGGGCTCCGGCGTGGTGATCGACGCCTCCGGGTTGGTGCTCACCAACGCCCATGTGGTGGATAGGGCCGATCTGGTGGAGGTCACCCTCGCTGACGGCCGCCAGCTGGATGGCCGGGTGGTGGGCGCCGATCCGGTCACCGACCTGGCGGTGGTGCGCATCGACGCCTCGCCCGATCTGGTTGCCGCTCCCCTTGGTGATTCCGAGGCCCTGGAAGTGGGTGACTGGGCCATCGCCCTGGGCAGCCCCTACGGACTGGAGCGCACGGTCACACTCGGCATCGTCAGCAGCCTGCACCGCAACATCACCAGCCTTGGCTTCGCCGACAAGCGGCTTGATCTGATCCAGACCGACGCCGCCATCAATCCCGGCAATTCCGGGGGGCCACTGATCAATGCCAGCGGCGAGGTGATCGGCATCAATACCTTGGTGCGCTCCGGTCCCGGTGCGGGTCTGGGCTTCGCCATCCCGATCAACCTGGCCCGGCGGGTGTCCGACCAGCTGCGCACCGGTGGCCAGGTGGTGCATCCCTACCTGGGCCTCCAGCTGGTGCCGCTCACTGCCCGCCGCGCCCGTGACAACAACCGTGATCCCGATGCGATTCTCCAGCTGCCGGAGCGCGATGGCGCGCTGGTGCAGCGCGTGCTGCCCGACAGCCCGGCCGAAACCGCCGGCCTGCGCCGCGGCGACCTGGTGGTGGCGGCGGCCGATCGACCGGTGCGGGATCCAGCCAGCCTGCTGGAGCAGGTGGAGGCTTCCAAGGTCGGTGAAAGCCTGCCGCTGAAAGTGGTGCGCGGTGCCCGCGAACTGCAGCTCTCGATCCGTCCCGGCGCCCTGCCCCACCCCGCCTGA
- the rpsT gene encoding 30S ribosomal protein S20, which translates to MANNKSSKKRILVAERNWLKNRSYKSAVRTLMKRCLTAVSSYEQQPGDEAKEAVRSSMNAAFSKIDKAVKRGVLHRNTGANQKSRLSHAVKQAIEPATAPKA; encoded by the coding sequence GTGGCCAATAACAAATCCTCGAAGAAGCGCATCCTGGTTGCCGAGCGCAACTGGCTGAAGAACCGCTCCTATAAGTCGGCTGTGCGCACGCTCATGAAGCGCTGCCTCACCGCCGTCTCCAGCTACGAGCAGCAGCCTGGCGATGAGGCCAAGGAAGCGGTTCGCAGCTCCATGAATGCGGCCTTCAGCAAGATCGACAAGGCCGTCAAGCGCGGCGTTCTTCACCGCAACACCGGCGCCAACCAGAAGTCCCGGCTCAGCCACGCCGTGAAACAGGCGATCGAACCGGCAACCGCCCCCAAGGCCTGA
- the rpiA gene encoding ribose-5-phosphate isomerase RpiA, giving the protein MSDLQDRMKQAVAAAAVDQIRDGMVLGLGSGSTAALMIKELGAKLSRGELTNIVGVTTSFQGEVLAAELGIPLQSLNAVERIDLAIDGADEVDPNFQLIKGGGACHVQEKLVARRAQRFVVVVDSTKLVERLNLGFLLPVEVLPAAWRQVKSELEVIGAEVELRMAVRKAGPVVTDQGNLVLDLKFPGGIGDPVSLEQEINNIPGVLENGLFVNLADQVLVGQITDGVPEVKDLPKR; this is encoded by the coding sequence ATGTCAGATCTGCAGGACCGCATGAAGCAGGCGGTGGCTGCTGCGGCCGTTGACCAGATCCGGGATGGCATGGTGCTGGGTCTGGGCTCAGGCTCCACGGCCGCCTTGATGATCAAGGAGCTGGGCGCCAAGCTCAGCCGTGGCGAACTCACCAACATCGTGGGCGTGACCACGTCGTTTCAAGGCGAAGTGCTGGCTGCGGAGCTCGGCATCCCGCTGCAGAGCCTCAACGCGGTGGAGCGGATTGACCTGGCGATCGACGGTGCCGATGAAGTCGACCCCAACTTCCAGCTGATCAAGGGCGGCGGTGCCTGCCACGTGCAGGAAAAGCTGGTGGCGCGCCGTGCCCAGCGCTTCGTTGTGGTGGTGGATTCCACCAAGCTCGTGGAACGGCTCAATCTGGGTTTTCTTCTGCCGGTGGAGGTGCTGCCCGCCGCCTGGCGTCAGGTGAAGTCGGAGCTGGAGGTGATCGGCGCGGAGGTGGAGCTGCGCATGGCCGTGCGTAAGGCCGGCCCGGTGGTGACCGACCAGGGCAATCTCGTGCTCGACCTGAAGTTCCCCGGCGGGATCGGCGACCCGGTTTCGCTGGAGCAGGAGATCAACAACATCCCCGGCGTGCTTGAAAACGGTCTGTTCGTCAACCTGGCCGACCAGGTGCTGGTGGGTCAGATCACCGACGGCGTGCCCGAGGTGAAAGACCTGCCGAAGCGCTGA
- the rpoB gene encoding DNA-directed RNA polymerase subunit beta: MSSAIQVAKTATYLPDLVEVQRASFKWFLEKGLIEELDSFSPITDYTGKLELHFVGDQYRLKRPRHDVEDAKRRDATFASQMYVTCRLVNKETGEIKEQEVFIGELPLMTERGTFIINGAERVIVNQIVRSPGVYFKEEPDPKTGRKTYNASVIPNRGAWLKFETDKNELMHVRVDKTRKINAHVLMRAMGLSDVDVLDKLRHPDYYRKTIETATNVELITSQDQALLELYKKLRPGEPPSVSGGQQLLDSRFFDAKRYDLGRVGRYKINKKLRLTVPDETRVLTKEELLSTLDYLIGLQLGQPGYEVDDIDHLGNRRVRSVGELLQNQVRVGLNRLERIIKERMTVGETESLTPAQLVNPKPLVAAIKEFFGSSQLSQFMDQTNPLAELTHKRRISALGPGGLTRERAGFAVRDIHPSHYGRICPIETPEGPNAGLIGSLATHARVNEYGFIETPFWRVEDGIVLKQGDPIYLSADLEDECRVAPGDVATDAEGRIQAELVPVRYRQDFETVPPTQVDYVQLSPVQVISVATSLIPFLEHDDANRALMGSNMQRQAVPLLRPERPLVGTGLETQVARDSGMVPITRVNGVVTFVDATAIVIRDVDGVDHPHLLQKYQRSNQDTCLNQRPIVKQGDAVIAGQVLANGSACEGGEIALGQNVLIAYMPWEGYNYEDAILVSERLVQDDLYTSVHIEKYEIEARQTKLGPEEITREIPNVAEESLGNLDEMGIIRIGAYVESGDILVGKVTPKGESDQPPEEKLLRAIFGEKARDVRDNSLRVPNTERGRVVDVRIYTREQGDELPPGANMVVRVYVAQRRKIQVGDKMAGRHGNKGIISRILPREDMPYLPDGSPIDIVLNPLGVPSRMNVGQVFECLMGWASSHLGCRVKVVPFDEMHGDETSKNTVQKYLEEAANQPGKDWVYDPENPGKIQLIDGRTGEKFDQPVTVGYAHILKLVHLVDDKIHARSTGPYSLVTQQPLGGKAQQGGQRLGEMEVWALEAYGAAYTLQELLTVKSDDMQGRNEALNAIVKGKPIPRPGTPESFKVLMRELQSLGLDIAVYTDEGVEVDLMQDVNPRRSTPNRPTYESLGVADFDDD; this comes from the coding sequence ATGAGCAGCGCGATCCAGGTCGCCAAGACCGCCACTTACCTGCCCGATCTCGTGGAGGTACAGAGGGCGAGCTTCAAATGGTTCCTGGAGAAAGGCCTGATCGAGGAGCTCGACAGCTTCTCCCCGATCACCGACTACACGGGAAAGCTTGAGCTGCATTTCGTCGGCGATCAATACCGGCTGAAGCGCCCCCGCCACGACGTGGAAGACGCCAAGCGTCGTGACGCCACGTTCGCCTCGCAGATGTATGTCACCTGCCGGCTGGTCAACAAGGAAACCGGTGAGATCAAGGAGCAGGAGGTCTTCATCGGTGAGCTGCCGCTGATGACCGAGCGCGGCACCTTCATCATCAACGGCGCTGAGCGCGTGATCGTCAACCAGATCGTGCGCAGCCCCGGCGTCTACTTCAAGGAAGAACCCGACCCCAAGACCGGCCGCAAGACCTACAACGCCAGTGTCATCCCCAACCGCGGTGCCTGGCTGAAGTTTGAAACCGATAAGAACGAGCTCATGCACGTCCGGGTCGACAAGACCCGCAAGATCAACGCTCACGTGCTGATGCGGGCCATGGGCCTGTCAGACGTCGACGTGCTCGACAAACTGCGGCACCCCGACTATTACCGCAAGACGATCGAAACAGCCACTAACGTCGAGCTGATCACCTCCCAGGATCAGGCTCTGCTGGAGCTCTACAAGAAGCTGCGTCCAGGCGAGCCCCCGTCGGTAAGCGGTGGCCAGCAGTTGCTGGATTCCCGCTTCTTCGATGCCAAGCGCTACGACCTCGGCCGGGTCGGCCGTTACAAGATCAACAAGAAGCTCCGGCTCACGGTTCCCGACGAAACCCGGGTGCTCACCAAGGAGGAGTTGCTCTCCACCCTTGACTACCTGATCGGCCTGCAGCTGGGACAGCCCGGCTACGAAGTCGACGACATCGATCACCTCGGCAATCGCCGTGTCCGCTCGGTGGGCGAGCTGCTCCAGAACCAGGTGCGCGTCGGCCTCAACCGGCTGGAGCGGATCATCAAGGAGCGCATGACCGTCGGTGAGACCGAATCGCTCACCCCGGCTCAGCTGGTGAACCCCAAGCCCCTGGTGGCGGCGATCAAGGAGTTCTTCGGCTCCAGTCAGCTCAGCCAGTTCATGGACCAGACCAATCCTCTGGCCGAGCTCACCCACAAACGCCGCATCAGCGCCCTCGGCCCAGGGGGCCTCACGCGGGAGCGCGCCGGCTTCGCCGTGCGTGACATTCACCCCTCCCACTACGGACGCATCTGCCCGATCGAGACGCCGGAAGGGCCGAACGCCGGTCTGATCGGCTCGCTCGCCACCCACGCGCGGGTTAACGAATACGGCTTCATCGAAACTCCCTTCTGGCGCGTTGAGGATGGCATCGTCCTGAAGCAGGGCGACCCGATCTATCTCTCCGCCGACCTCGAAGACGAGTGTCGCGTTGCTCCTGGCGACGTGGCCACCGACGCCGAGGGACGCATTCAGGCCGAACTGGTTCCGGTCCGCTACCGCCAGGATTTCGAAACCGTTCCACCCACCCAGGTGGACTACGTCCAGCTGTCGCCGGTGCAGGTGATTTCGGTGGCCACCTCCTTGATCCCCTTCCTGGAGCACGACGACGCCAACCGTGCCCTGATGGGCTCGAACATGCAGCGTCAGGCGGTCCCCCTGCTCCGGCCCGAGCGGCCGCTGGTGGGCACTGGTCTGGAAACCCAGGTCGCGCGCGACTCCGGCATGGTGCCGATCACCCGTGTCAACGGTGTGGTCACCTTCGTGGATGCCACGGCGATCGTGATCCGCGATGTCGACGGTGTCGACCATCCCCACCTGCTGCAGAAGTACCAGCGCTCCAACCAGGACACCTGCTTGAACCAGCGCCCGATCGTCAAGCAGGGCGATGCGGTGATCGCCGGCCAGGTGCTGGCCAATGGATCTGCCTGCGAGGGCGGTGAGATTGCCCTGGGCCAGAACGTGCTGATCGCCTACATGCCCTGGGAGGGCTACAACTACGAAGACGCCATCCTGGTGAGCGAACGGCTCGTGCAGGACGACCTCTACACCTCGGTGCACATCGAGAAGTACGAGATCGAAGCCCGCCAGACCAAGCTCGGACCCGAGGAGATCACGCGGGAAATCCCCAATGTGGCGGAAGAGAGCCTCGGTAATCTCGACGAAATGGGCATCATCCGTATCGGCGCTTATGTCGAATCGGGTGACATCCTCGTCGGCAAGGTCACGCCCAAAGGGGAATCCGATCAGCCGCCGGAAGAGAAGCTGCTGCGTGCGATCTTCGGCGAGAAGGCTCGCGATGTGCGCGACAACTCTCTGCGGGTGCCCAACACCGAACGGGGCCGCGTGGTGGACGTGCGCATCTACACCCGCGAGCAGGGCGATGAACTGCCGCCGGGCGCCAACATGGTGGTGCGCGTCTATGTGGCCCAGCGCCGCAAGATTCAGGTGGGCGACAAGATGGCCGGTCGCCACGGCAACAAGGGCATCATCAGCCGCATTCTTCCCCGCGAAGACATGCCCTACCTGCCTGATGGTTCCCCCATCGACATCGTGCTGAACCCGCTGGGTGTGCCCTCCCGGATGAACGTCGGCCAGGTGTTCGAGTGCCTGATGGGCTGGGCTTCCTCCCACCTGGGCTGCCGCGTGAAGGTGGTGCCCTTCGATGAGATGCACGGGGATGAAACCTCCAAGAACACTGTGCAGAAGTACCTCGAAGAAGCTGCCAATCAACCCGGCAAAGACTGGGTCTATGACCCCGAGAACCCCGGCAAGATCCAGCTGATCGACGGTCGCACCGGCGAGAAGTTCGACCAACCGGTCACCGTGGGCTATGCCCACATCCTCAAGCTGGTGCACCTTGTCGACGACAAGATCCACGCCCGCTCCACCGGCCCTTACTCGCTCGTCACCCAGCAGCCTCTCGGCGGCAAAGCCCAACAGGGCGGCCAGCGGCTCGGGGAAATGGAGGTCTGGGCCCTGGAGGCCTACGGCGCCGCTTACACGCTGCAGGAGCTGCTCACCGTCAAGTCCGACGACATGCAGGGCCGCAACGAGGCGCTCAACGCCATCGTCAAGGGCAAGCCCATCCCTCGCCCCGGCACACCTGAGTCGTTCAAGGTGCTGATGCGCGAGCTCCAGTCCCTGGGTCTGGACATCGCGGTGTACACCGACGAAGGCGTTGAGGTTGACCTCATGCAGGACGTCAATCCTCGCCGCAGCACCCCCAACCGGCCCACCTACGAGTCGCTCGGCGTCGCGGATTTCGACGACGACTGA
- a CDS encoding YlxR family protein: MATPPTLRRCVSCRLLADRDQFLRVIRLAGGGIALDQGMGRSAYLCPTRACFDEAKRRKRVQRALRCAVAESTYAALEQRLNRSPAAASEAR, from the coding sequence ATGGCGACCCCCCCCACCCTGCGGCGTTGTGTGAGCTGCCGCCTGCTGGCCGACCGGGACCAGTTCCTGCGGGTCATCCGCCTGGCGGGTGGCGGCATCGCCCTGGATCAGGGCATGGGCCGCTCGGCCTATCTGTGCCCCACCCGGGCCTGCTTTGACGAGGCGAAGCGGCGAAAGCGGGTGCAACGCGCCCTGCGCTGCGCGGTGGCGGAATCCACCTATGCCGCGCTTGAACAGCGGCTGAACCGCTCTCCGGCAGCAGCCTCTGAGGCAAGATGA
- a CDS encoding metallophosphoesterase — protein MRLLQLSDPHLLADPHGWLHGFQPNASLASALEQALAPGEAPFDLLLISGDLCQDESWGGYVRLGQLLSARGWPVALLPGNHDHPALLRAALGRQAVIAPAAVDLGEWRLLLIDTHLAGRVDGGLGPDQLRWLQAQLQAADRPLLVALHHPPVPIGHGVMDGIALRHPAALLELLAACPWLRAVTFGHIHQHWRGVLPGRPDVQLLGCPSTHRQFEAVQACPLGRACDPGGRVWELAPDGRWQQQLRRWPAAAATAAATATPTATASPGSAPAGEASPP, from the coding sequence GTGCGCCTCCTTCAGCTCAGTGACCCCCATCTGCTGGCCGATCCGCACGGCTGGCTTCATGGCTTTCAGCCGAACGCGTCGCTGGCCAGTGCGCTGGAGCAGGCCCTTGCGCCGGGCGAAGCTCCCTTCGATCTGCTGCTGATCAGCGGCGACCTCTGCCAGGACGAGTCGTGGGGTGGCTATGTGCGGTTGGGGCAGCTGCTGAGCGCCCGGGGCTGGCCGGTGGCGCTGCTGCCCGGCAACCACGACCACCCGGCCCTGTTGCGGGCGGCGTTGGGCCGGCAGGCCGTGATCGCACCGGCCGCCGTCGATCTGGGCGAATGGCGGCTGCTGCTGATCGACACCCACCTGGCTGGCCGCGTCGATGGTGGGCTCGGCCCGGATCAGCTGCGCTGGCTGCAAGCGCAACTGCAAGCGGCCGACCGCCCCCTGCTGGTGGCCCTGCACCATCCGCCGGTGCCCATCGGCCACGGCGTCATGGATGGGATCGCCCTGCGGCACCCTGCTGCCCTGCTTGAGCTGCTGGCGGCCTGCCCCTGGCTCAGGGCGGTCACCTTCGGGCACATCCATCAGCACTGGCGGGGGGTGCTGCCCGGCCGGCCCGACGTGCAGCTGCTGGGGTGTCCTTCCACCCACCGCCAGTTCGAGGCGGTGCAGGCCTGCCCGCTGGGCCGTGCCTGCGATCCCGGCGGGCGCGTCTGGGAGCTGGCCCCGGACGGCCGCTGGCAGCAGCAACTGCGGCGCTGGCCTGCTGCTGCTGCAACCGCCGCTGCTACCGCCACCCCCACCGCCACTGCCTCCCCCGGCTCGGCGCCAGCGGGTGAAGCGTCACCCCCCTAG
- the nusA gene encoding transcription termination factor NusA — MALVLLPGLQNLIEDISDEKKLPTQVVEAALREALLKGYERYRRTLYLGISEDPFEEDYFSNFDVALDLDEEGYRVLASKIIVEEVESEDHQIALAEVQQVAEDAQIGDTVVLDVTPEKDDFGRMAASTTKQVLAQKLRDQQRRMIQEEFADLEDPVLTARVIRFERQSVIMAVSSGLGRPEVEAELPRRDQLPNDNYRANATFKVFLKEVSEVARRGPQLFVSRANAGLVVYLFENEVPEIQEGSVRIVAVAREANPPSRAVGPRTKVAVDSVEREVDPVGACIGARGSRIQQVVNELRGEKIDVIRWSPDPAQYIANSLSPARVEMVRLVDPEGHHAHVLVPQDMLSLAIGREGQNVRLAARLTGWKIDIKNAAEYDQVSEDARAAELIALREEDERQQAEAEARLAVEQANRAEEDARLRELYPLPEDELDLQEEDEEPVYAGEAEPGEDAETEADAEAAADLEPEGEPDAEAEPLNG; from the coding sequence ATGGCGCTCGTTCTTCTCCCCGGTCTGCAGAACCTGATCGAGGACATCAGCGATGAGAAGAAGCTGCCCACCCAGGTGGTGGAAGCGGCCCTGCGCGAGGCGCTGCTGAAGGGCTACGAGCGTTACCGCCGCACCCTCTATCTCGGCATCAGCGAGGACCCGTTCGAGGAGGACTACTTCAGCAATTTTGATGTGGCCCTCGATCTTGATGAGGAGGGCTACCGCGTGCTCGCCAGCAAGATCATCGTCGAGGAGGTGGAGAGTGAAGACCACCAGATCGCCCTCGCCGAGGTGCAGCAGGTGGCGGAAGACGCCCAGATCGGCGACACCGTGGTGCTCGATGTCACCCCCGAGAAGGACGATTTCGGCCGCATGGCCGCCTCCACCACCAAGCAGGTGCTGGCCCAGAAACTGCGCGACCAGCAGCGCCGCATGATCCAGGAGGAGTTCGCCGATCTGGAGGATCCCGTGCTCACCGCCCGGGTGATCCGCTTCGAGCGCCAGTCGGTGATCATGGCGGTGAGCTCCGGGCTTGGCCGGCCGGAGGTGGAGGCGGAGCTGCCTCGTCGCGACCAGCTTCCCAACGACAACTACCGCGCCAATGCCACCTTCAAGGTGTTCCTCAAGGAGGTGAGCGAGGTGGCGCGCCGCGGGCCGCAGCTGTTCGTCTCCCGGGCGAACGCCGGCCTTGTGGTGTACCTCTTCGAAAACGAAGTACCGGAAATCCAGGAAGGTTCCGTGCGCATCGTGGCGGTGGCGCGGGAAGCCAACCCCCCGTCACGGGCCGTGGGGCCACGCACCAAGGTGGCAGTGGACAGCGTGGAGCGCGAAGTGGACCCCGTGGGGGCCTGCATCGGTGCCCGCGGCTCCCGCATCCAGCAGGTGGTGAACGAACTGCGGGGCGAGAAGATCGACGTGATCCGCTGGTCTCCCGATCCGGCCCAGTACATCGCCAATTCGCTCAGCCCGGCACGGGTGGAGATGGTGCGGCTGGTGGATCCGGAAGGGCATCACGCCCACGTGCTTGTGCCGCAGGACATGCTCAGCCTGGCGATCGGCCGGGAAGGCCAGAACGTGCGCCTCGCCGCACGCCTCACCGGCTGGAAGATCGACATCAAGAACGCGGCCGAATACGACCAGGTGAGCGAGGACGCCCGCGCCGCCGAGCTGATCGCCCTGCGCGAGGAAGACGAGCGCCAGCAGGCCGAGGCGGAAGCCCGCCTGGCGGTGGAGCAGGCCAACCGCGCGGAGGAGGATGCGCGCCTGCGGGAGCTCTATCCCCTGCCCGAAGACGAGCTCGACCTCCAGGAAGAAGACGAAGAGCCTGTCTATGCAGGTGAAGCCGAGCCTGGGGAAGACGCTGAAACTGAGGCCGACGCGGAAGCGGCAGCTGACCTGGAGCCCGAAGGCGAACCCGATGCGGAAGCTGAGCCGCTCAACGGCTGA
- the rimP gene encoding ribosome maturation factor RimP — MPHPLLPALESLARRVADTTGFRVVEAQIQTHRHPCIVLVQIRTGEGGDVTLDDCAAFSGALAEAMEAEELLSEAYVLEISSPGLSDTLVEDRDFHSFRGFPIEVRFRDSSGAECTRAGLLLERDDAFLHLNVRGRRQRIPRQDVLTVSLTRPSE, encoded by the coding sequence GTGCCCCACCCCCTTCTTCCCGCACTGGAATCCCTCGCGCGCCGGGTGGCTGACACAACCGGATTTCGCGTGGTGGAGGCGCAGATCCAGACCCATCGCCATCCCTGCATCGTTCTGGTGCAGATCCGCACTGGTGAAGGCGGCGATGTGACCCTCGACGATTGCGCCGCCTTCAGTGGTGCCCTGGCTGAGGCGATGGAGGCCGAAGAGCTGCTGAGCGAGGCCTATGTTCTCGAAATCAGCAGTCCTGGTCTCAGCGACACGCTGGTTGAAGACCGTGACTTCCACAGCTTTCGGGGTTTCCCGATCGAGGTGCGGTTCCGGGATTCCAGCGGAGCTGAATGCACCCGTGCCGGGCTGTTGCTGGAGCGCGACGACGCCTTCCTGCACCTCAACGTCCGTGGCCGCCGCCAGCGGATTCCCCGCCAAGACGTGCTGACCGTCAGCCTCACCCGGCCGAGCGAGTGA
- a CDS encoding TatD family hydrolase — MTGQSAPALTTPAFTTPALIDSHCHLVFRNFEHDLEDVIQRWRQAGVVSLLHACVEPAEIPAIRALADRIPELRYSVGVHPLDTEHWQDDTPAVLRAAAQADGRVVAIGELGLDSFRATNLQVQLDILRPQLDLAVELDLPVIIHCRDAAEPMLAELRARQSEGRCPRGVMHCWGGTPEEMEGFLELGLLISFSGTVTFAKAEATHACARQVPADRYLVETDCPFLAPVPRRGKRNEPSFVASVAERMAVLRGETLTEVAACSTANAVGLFRLPVTSIPQCV; from the coding sequence ATGACAGGCCAGTCCGCGCCAGCACTGACCACGCCAGCGTTTACCACGCCAGCACTGATCGACAGCCACTGCCATCTGGTGTTTCGCAACTTCGAGCACGATCTCGAGGACGTGATTCAGCGTTGGCGCCAGGCCGGGGTGGTCTCCCTGCTGCACGCCTGCGTCGAACCTGCCGAGATTCCGGCGATTCGCGCCCTCGCCGATCGCATCCCTGAGCTGCGCTACTCCGTGGGGGTTCATCCGCTCGACACCGAGCATTGGCAGGACGACACCCCCGCGGTGCTGCGCGCTGCCGCTCAGGCCGATGGGCGGGTGGTGGCGATCGGGGAGCTGGGCCTTGACAGCTTCCGTGCCACCAATCTTCAGGTGCAGCTTGACATCCTGCGTCCGCAGCTGGACCTGGCCGTGGAGCTGGATCTCCCGGTGATCATCCACTGCCGCGATGCGGCCGAACCCATGCTGGCCGAGCTGCGAGCCCGGCAGAGCGAAGGACGCTGCCCCCGCGGGGTGATGCACTGCTGGGGCGGAACCCCTGAAGAAATGGAAGGGTTTCTGGAGCTGGGGCTGCTGATCAGCTTCAGCGGCACCGTCACCTTCGCCAAAGCCGAAGCCACCCACGCCTGTGCCCGCCAGGTGCCGGCCGACCGCTATCTGGTGGAAACCGATTGCCCGTTCCTCGCACCGGTCCCCCGTCGGGGCAAGCGCAATGAACCCTCCTTTGTGGCCTCCGTGGCCGAGCGGATGGCTGTGTTGCGCGGGGAAACCCTCACAGAAGTGGCGGCTTGCAGCACCGCCAATGCGGTAGGTCTTTTTCGACTTCCTGTGACATCCATTCCTCAATGTGTATGA
- the hisD gene encoding histidinol dehydrogenase has translation MQVLQEPEAIGSRLEEIAQRTGSAEMSEAARQVDAILERVRLEGDQALLDLTERFDGVRPDPLRIPAETLAEAWRTCPADLRSALELAHRRILDFHQRQLPRDISVSGVHGERLGRRWSPVDRAGLYVPGGRASYPSTVLMNAVPATVAGVQRLVMVTPPGPDGWPNPIVLAAAHLAGIREIYRVGGAQAIGALAYGTDSIPRVDVITGPGNLYVTLAKKAVYGRVAIDSLAGPSEVLVIADQSANPTHVAADLLAQAEHDPMAAAILLTTSAAVAKAVQHEVEAQLRNHPRAELAATALRDWGLIGICASLEEAARLSDRFAPEHLELLVERPAPLADHIRHAGAIFLGPWSPEAVGDYLAGPNHTLPTSGTARFAGALSVETFLRHTSLIQFNRQALEATGPAVIALADSEGLHSHAESVRLRLN, from the coding sequence ATGCAGGTGCTCCAGGAACCGGAGGCGATCGGCAGCCGGCTGGAGGAGATCGCCCAGCGCACCGGCAGCGCCGAGATGAGCGAGGCCGCACGGCAGGTGGACGCGATCCTCGAGCGGGTGCGCCTGGAAGGGGATCAAGCGCTGCTGGATCTCACCGAACGCTTCGATGGTGTGCGGCCCGACCCCCTGCGCATTCCGGCGGAAACGCTCGCCGAAGCCTGGCGCACCTGCCCCGCAGACCTGCGCAGTGCCCTGGAGCTGGCCCATCGCCGCATCCTCGATTTCCACCAGCGCCAGCTGCCCCGCGACATCAGCGTCAGCGGCGTGCATGGCGAGCGCCTGGGCCGGCGCTGGAGCCCGGTGGATCGGGCCGGGCTGTATGTGCCTGGCGGCCGGGCCTCTTACCCCAGCACCGTGCTGATGAATGCGGTCCCCGCCACTGTGGCGGGCGTTCAGCGCCTGGTGATGGTGACCCCACCGGGTCCCGACGGCTGGCCCAACCCGATCGTGCTGGCAGCGGCCCACCTGGCCGGCATCCGTGAGATCTACCGCGTCGGAGGGGCCCAGGCGATCGGGGCGCTCGCCTACGGCACGGATTCGATCCCGCGCGTGGATGTGATCACCGGCCCGGGCAACCTTTACGTAACCCTGGCCAAGAAGGCGGTGTACGGCCGGGTGGCGATCGATTCCCTCGCCGGCCCGAGCGAGGTCCTGGTGATCGCCGACCAGAGCGCCAATCCCACCCATGTGGCGGCCGATCTGCTGGCGCAGGCGGAGCACGACCCGATGGCGGCGGCAATCCTGCTCACCACCAGTGCCGCCGTGGCCAAGGCCGTGCAGCATGAGGTGGAAGCCCAGCTGCGCAACCACCCCCGGGCGGAACTGGCGGCCACCGCCCTGCGCGACTGGGGGCTGATCGGCATCTGCGCATCGCTGGAAGAGGCGGCTCGGCTCAGCGACCGCTTCGCCCCGGAACACCTTGAGCTGCTGGTGGAGCGGCCAGCCCCACTGGCCGACCACATCCGTCATGCCGGAGCGATCTTCCTCGGCCCCTGGAGCCCTGAGGCGGTGGGCGACTACCTGGCCGGCCCCAACCACACCCTGCCCACTTCAGGCACGGCCCGCTTCGCCGGCGCCCTCAGCGTGGAAACCTTTCTGCGCCACACCAGCCTGATCCAGTTCAACCGCCAGGCCCTGGAGGCCACCGGCCCCGCCGTGATCGCCCTGGCGGACAGTGAAGGCCTGCACAGCCATGCGGAATCGGTGCGGCTGCGGCTGAACTGA